One Methylocapsa sp. D3K7 DNA window includes the following coding sequences:
- a CDS encoding protein-L-isoaspartate O-methyltransferase: protein MQATSVEEIDTVEQSSLNRRTMVDCQVRTFDVTDQALLARMLDVPREHFLPPELAPLAYSDNGLQLNAGGERRTLLPPLILARLIQGVHVTPADRVLDVGAATGYSSALLAGLAGTVVALESDPALSKALRSNLDSAGLTKVQTVLGPLEGGAPNEAPFDVIFVHGAVEANLDALFAQLKNGGRLAAFVPLPGDLTGRASKAVRYEKIDGATGYRILFDASAPFLDAFRRTEQFTFF from the coding sequence ATGCAGGCGACCAGCGTTGAAGAGATAGACACCGTGGAGCAATCATCGCTCAACCGCCGCACCATGGTCGATTGCCAGGTACGGACGTTTGACGTGACCGATCAAGCCCTCTTGGCCAGGATGCTGGACGTTCCGCGTGAACATTTTCTTCCCCCCGAACTCGCGCCGCTGGCTTATTCGGACAATGGGCTGCAGCTGAACGCCGGCGGTGAACGCCGCACACTTTTGCCTCCGCTCATCCTGGCGCGTCTCATCCAAGGCGTTCATGTGACACCGGCTGATCGTGTGCTCGATGTTGGGGCGGCAACCGGTTATTCATCAGCGCTGCTGGCGGGACTGGCCGGGACTGTCGTCGCGCTCGAATCGGACCCGGCGCTCTCCAAAGCATTACGGTCCAATCTCGATTCCGCTGGATTGACCAAGGTGCAAACCGTCCTTGGGCCGCTTGAAGGCGGTGCGCCTAACGAAGCGCCCTTTGACGTGATTTTCGTTCACGGCGCGGTTGAGGCCAATCTCGATGCCCTCTTTGCGCAACTGAAGAACGGCGGCCGTTTGGCTGCATTCGTGCCGCTTCCCGGCGATCTGACGGGGCGGGCCAGCAAAGCCGTGCGCTACGAAAAGATTGACGGAGCAACCGGTTACCGGATTTTGTTTGATGCTTCGGCCCCATTCCTCGACGCTTTCCGGCGGACCGAGCAATTCACGTTTTTTTGA
- the tsf gene encoding translation elongation factor Ts, producing MANVTAAMVKDLREKTGAGMMDCKNALGETAGDIEAAIDWLRKKGLSKAAKKSGRIAAEGLVAVHVHGLEGVAVEVNSETDFVARNADFQALAGNIARVAVETGTTEAEALKAAPYPGGGTVGDAIANAIATIGENMTLRRAAAVQVAQGVVGQYVHNAVAEGLGKIGVLVALDSKGDRSSLAPLGRLIALHIAAANPLALDSSDLDPAIVARERAVLEGKNAGKPAHVLEKIVESGLKSYYKEVCLLDQPSIHAEHTGKTIGQAVKDAEKAAGASVSVKAFVRYALGEGIEKQETDFAAEVAAAGGQI from the coding sequence ATGGCGAACGTCACCGCGGCGATGGTGAAGGATCTTCGTGAGAAGACCGGCGCCGGCATGATGGATTGCAAGAACGCCCTCGGCGAGACGGCGGGCGACATCGAAGCGGCCATCGACTGGCTGCGCAAGAAAGGGTTGTCCAAGGCCGCCAAGAAATCCGGACGGATCGCCGCCGAAGGGCTCGTCGCGGTTCATGTCCACGGTCTCGAAGGGGTTGCCGTCGAGGTCAATTCGGAGACGGATTTCGTTGCGCGAAACGCCGATTTCCAAGCGCTTGCCGGAAACATCGCGCGGGTTGCCGTTGAAACCGGCACGACCGAAGCCGAAGCCTTGAAAGCCGCGCCTTATCCCGGCGGCGGGACAGTCGGCGATGCGATCGCCAATGCCATCGCCACGATCGGCGAGAATATGACATTGCGGCGGGCCGCCGCAGTGCAGGTCGCGCAAGGAGTCGTCGGGCAATATGTGCATAATGCGGTCGCGGAAGGCCTCGGGAAAATCGGGGTTCTGGTTGCCCTCGACTCGAAGGGCGATCGTTCCTCGCTGGCGCCGCTTGGGCGCTTGATCGCGCTCCATATCGCCGCTGCGAATCCGCTGGCGCTCGATTCGTCGGATCTCGATCCCGCCATCGTCGCGCGCGAAAGAGCCGTACTTGAAGGCAAGAATGCTGGGAAGCCAGCACATGTGCTTGAAAAGATCGTCGAGTCCGGGCTGAAATCCTACTACAAGGAAGTATGCCTCCTGGATCAACCCTCGATCCATGCCGAGCATACGGGCAAGACGATCGGCCAAGCCGTTAAGGACGCGGAAAAGGCTGCGGGAGCATCGGTCAGCGTGAAAGCCTTTGTACGCTACGCCCTCGGCGAGGGGATCGAAAAGCAAGAGACCGATTTCGCGGCCGAAGTTGCAGCCGCCGGCGGCCAAATCTAA
- a CDS encoding TolC family outer membrane protein yields the protein MRRAALARKIIQPRAFFAGLAGFFIVLSPLCHSASRAETMSSALARAYAGNPDLNQERAGVRATDENLPRATSSWRPTAVATGQYGYNYFDLSAIGTATTGLGTNAPVTRTRVGTRQGTDPGSLGLTVTQNLFNGNRTVNGVRQAESTIFGARETLRNTEQSVLIAGATAYMNVLRDTAILDLRKNNIIVLEEQLRQTRDRFTVGEVTRTDVAQAESSLATARSDYFTAQAILQDSVANYRQIIGVEPTRLEPARTIESLLPRSLGVAVDLALAEHPAIQAALHETDAAALQVKLVEGELYPTVNLVGNVQQNYNNTGIQGERFFNGSIMGQVTVPIYEGGEVYARVRQAKETLGQARLQADLQRDIIRASVVSSWGQLDTARAVIQSSKAAVKAAEIALDGIRQEADVGQRTTFDILFAQQVLLNTRVSLVIAQRDRVVASYAVMAAIGRLAAANLNLTVTQYDPTIHFDQVKDKWIGLRTPDGR from the coding sequence ATGCGCCGTGCCGCCCTAGCTCGTAAAATAATCCAGCCGCGCGCCTTTTTCGCGGGACTTGCTGGATTTTTTATTGTTTTGTCCCCGCTTTGCCATTCGGCCAGCCGCGCGGAAACGATGTCGAGTGCCTTGGCGCGCGCCTATGCCGGTAACCCGGACTTGAACCAGGAACGCGCCGGGGTCCGCGCCACGGACGAAAATTTGCCTCGCGCAACCTCCAGCTGGCGGCCGACGGCCGTTGCGACAGGGCAGTATGGCTATAATTATTTCGATCTGTCCGCCATCGGAACGGCGACGACCGGGCTCGGCACGAACGCTCCGGTGACCAGAACCCGGGTCGGGACAAGGCAGGGGACGGACCCGGGATCGCTTGGTTTAACCGTTACCCAAAATCTCTTTAACGGCAACCGCACGGTCAACGGGGTGCGGCAGGCCGAATCGACCATCTTCGGCGCACGTGAGACCTTGCGGAATACGGAGCAAAGCGTGCTCATCGCCGGTGCGACCGCTTATATGAATGTCCTGCGCGATACTGCGATCCTCGATCTGCGCAAGAACAACATCATCGTCCTCGAAGAGCAATTGCGGCAAACCCGCGACCGGTTCACGGTTGGCGAGGTGACACGGACCGACGTCGCTCAGGCCGAATCAAGTCTTGCGACGGCGCGCTCCGATTATTTTACCGCGCAAGCCATCCTTCAAGACAGCGTCGCCAATTACCGCCAGATCATCGGCGTCGAACCGACGCGGCTCGAACCGGCGCGCACAATCGAATCCTTGCTGCCGCGCTCTCTTGGCGTCGCAGTAGACTTGGCGCTGGCCGAGCATCCCGCCATTCAAGCCGCTTTGCATGAGACGGACGCGGCCGCCCTTCAGGTCAAGCTTGTCGAGGGAGAACTCTACCCGACGGTCAACCTCGTCGGCAATGTTCAGCAAAATTACAATAATACCGGTATCCAGGGAGAACGTTTCTTCAACGGTTCGATCATGGGGCAGGTCACGGTGCCGATCTATGAAGGAGGCGAAGTCTACGCGCGTGTGCGCCAGGCCAAGGAAACGCTGGGTCAGGCCCGCCTGCAAGCCGATCTTCAGCGCGACATCATTCGCGCATCCGTGGTTTCGTCCTGGGGCCAACTCGACACCGCGCGAGCGGTCATCCAATCCTCGAAGGCAGCGGTTAAGGCGGCCGAGATCGCGCTCGACGGAATCCGGCAGGAGGCGGACGTCGGCCAGCGGACCACTTTCGATATTCTCTTCGCCCAGCAGGTCTTGCTCAATACGCGGGTCAGTCTCGTGATCGCGCAGCGTGACAGGGTCGTCGCCTCCTATGCTGTCATGGCGGCGATCGGCCGGCTCGCTGCGGCCAATCTCAATCTGACCGTCACGCAATATGACCCGACCATCCATTTCGACCAGGTCAAGGACAAATGGATCGGCCTTCGCACCCCGGATGGGCGCTAA
- a CDS encoding 30S ribosomal protein S2, which translates to MALPEFTMRGLLESGAHFGHQSHRWNPKMAPFIFGARNNIHIIDLAQTVPLLHQALKAISDTVARGGRVLFVGTKRQAQDAIADAAKRSAQYYINSRWLGGMLTNWKTISASIQRLRKLDEQLEGGAVGLTKKERLMISREREKLEKALGGIKDIGGIPDLIFVIDTNKEQLAIKEAQRLHIPVVAILDTNSDPDGITFPVPGNDDAGRAIVLYCDLVARAAIDGISRAQGSAGVDFGEIEKPVAEVLPAARVLPAETGVVSDGVESPEGVFELLTAPRGAPDDLVKLPGIGPQIVKKLNDAGIYHYWQIAAMTPADAAKLDRDLKLAGRIERDGWIELARGLTAG; encoded by the coding sequence ATGGCACTGCCAGAATTCACAATGCGCGGTCTCCTCGAATCTGGGGCTCATTTCGGCCACCAGTCGCACCGCTGGAACCCCAAGATGGCTCCGTTCATCTTCGGCGCCCGCAACAATATCCATATCATCGATCTTGCCCAGACAGTCCCGCTGCTGCATCAGGCCTTGAAGGCGATTTCCGATACGGTCGCGCGGGGCGGCCGGGTGCTGTTCGTCGGCACCAAGCGGCAGGCGCAGGATGCGATTGCCGATGCCGCCAAACGGTCGGCGCAATATTACATCAATTCGCGCTGGCTTGGTGGCATGCTGACGAATTGGAAGACGATTTCGGCGTCGATCCAGCGTCTGCGCAAATTGGACGAACAACTTGAGGGCGGCGCTGTCGGCTTGACCAAGAAAGAGCGTCTCATGATCTCGCGGGAACGCGAGAAGCTTGAAAAAGCGCTTGGCGGCATCAAGGACATCGGTGGCATCCCCGATCTGATCTTTGTTATCGACACCAACAAAGAGCAGTTGGCCATCAAGGAAGCACAACGGTTGCATATCCCGGTGGTGGCGATTCTCGACACCAATTCCGATCCGGACGGGATCACCTTTCCGGTGCCCGGAAATGACGATGCCGGACGGGCGATCGTCCTCTATTGCGATCTTGTTGCCCGCGCGGCGATCGACGGCATTTCGCGGGCGCAGGGTTCGGCTGGCGTCGATTTCGGCGAAATAGAAAAGCCAGTCGCCGAAGTGCTGCCGGCCGCCCGGGTGTTGCCGGCTGAGACGGGTGTCGTGAGTGACGGCGTTGAGTCGCCTGAAGGCGTTTTCGAACTCCTGACAGCGCCGCGAGGAGCCCCTGATGATCTCGTCAAATTGCCGGGTATTGGACCTCAGATCGTCAAGAAACTGAATGATGCCGGCATCTATCATTATTGGCAGATTGCCGCCATGACCCCGGCGGATGCGGCGAAATTAGATCGCGACCTAAAGCTTGCCGGCCGTATCGAACGCGACGGCTGGATCGAGCTGGCGCGCGGTCTCACTGCGGGCTGA
- a CDS encoding valine--tRNA ligase, producing MEKTFDPNVVEGRISALWEAAGAFRAGRPERAGAAPFTIVIPPPNVTGSLHMGHALNTTLQDILCRFERMRGKDVLWQPGTDHAGIATQMVVERQLMERQEPGRRDMTREKFLERVWQWKEESGGAIIEQLKRLGASCDWSRERFTLDEGLSRAVTKVFVALYKEGLIYKDKRLVNWDPALQTAISDLEVVQVETKGHLWHFKYPVVDDVGKETDEFIVVATTRPETMLGDTAVAVHPDDERYKPLQGKRVRLPLVGRLIPIVADEYSDPEKGTGAVKITPAHDFNDFEVGRRHQLPMFNILDPEAKITFFGVGQGFFGGVPASDDLTETTELEGLSREAARKRVIDMMDARDLLDKIEPHTHMVPHGDRSGTIIEPWLTEQWYVKAEVLAQPALDAVRRGNTSFIPKNWEKTYFDWLENIQPWCISRQLWWGHQIPAWYGPKFTAAKSALAEEFEIFVAPSETQAIELAKSRYREALSEGREIRVLSSKPDYADFANVMNPVFDGGPIPIWRDPDVLDTWFSSALWPFSTLGWPDETPELKHRYPTSVLVTGFDIIFFWVARMMMMGLHFMDEVPFHDIYIHALVRDEKGAKMSKSKGNVVDPLHLIETYGADALRFTLAAMAAQGRDIKLSTQRIEGYRNFGTKLWNAARFAEMNGCVRQAAFDPHQVQITLNGWIIGETAKALADVTAAIEAYRFNDAANAAYRFVWNIFCDWYLELAKPLLQGADGPAKDETRAATAFVLEEITKLLHPFMPFMTEELWAITATPELPRATVLALAEWPQMEGYENPAAEAELSFIVDLISEVRSVRAEMNVPAAAQIPLVLVNTSPDVKARAEAWAETLKRLARLSDISFAAEPPEKSVQMVVRKTLAALPLQGIVDVAAEKARLAKEITKLTGEAGKIEAKLNNADFVARAPEEVIEENRERLSEALSRVEKLEAARTRLGDL from the coding sequence ATGGAAAAGACGTTCGATCCCAACGTGGTCGAGGGCCGTATCTCGGCTCTATGGGAGGCTGCTGGCGCCTTCCGGGCGGGCCGTCCGGAGCGGGCAGGGGCGGCGCCTTTCACGATTGTCATTCCGCCGCCGAATGTCACCGGCTCCCTGCATATGGGGCACGCGCTCAATACGACCTTGCAGGACATTCTCTGCCGGTTCGAGCGGATGCGCGGCAAGGATGTGCTGTGGCAGCCCGGCACCGATCACGCCGGCATCGCGACCCAGATGGTGGTCGAGCGGCAATTGATGGAGCGCCAGGAACCCGGCCGGCGCGATATGACACGGGAAAAATTTTTGGAGCGCGTTTGGCAATGGAAGGAGGAATCGGGCGGCGCGATCATCGAGCAACTCAAACGGCTCGGGGCCTCCTGCGACTGGTCGCGCGAGCGTTTTACCCTGGACGAAGGGCTCTCCCGCGCGGTCACGAAAGTTTTTGTCGCGCTCTATAAAGAAGGCCTCATTTACAAGGACAAGCGTCTCGTCAATTGGGACCCTGCGCTGCAAACGGCGATCTCCGATCTCGAGGTCGTGCAGGTCGAGACCAAGGGCCATCTTTGGCATTTCAAATATCCGGTCGTCGATGACGTAGGGAAAGAGACCGACGAATTCATCGTGGTCGCGACGACGCGGCCGGAAACCATGCTCGGCGATACGGCCGTCGCCGTGCATCCAGACGACGAGCGCTATAAGCCTTTGCAAGGGAAGCGCGTGCGCCTGCCGCTGGTCGGGCGCCTGATCCCGATCGTTGCCGACGAATATTCAGATCCCGAGAAAGGCACGGGCGCTGTGAAGATTACACCGGCGCATGATTTCAATGACTTTGAGGTGGGGCGGCGGCATCAGCTACCGATGTTCAATATCTTAGATCCTGAAGCAAAAATCACATTCTTTGGCGTTGGACAGGGTTTTTTTGGTGGTGTTCCAGCTTCAGACGACCTTACGGAGACGACAGAGCTGGAAGGACTATCTCGGGAAGCAGCACGTAAGCGAGTTATCGATATGATGGACGCGCGTGACCTCCTTGATAAGATCGAGCCTCACACGCATATGGTCCCACATGGCGACCGCTCAGGTACCATCATAGAGCCCTGGCTGACTGAACAATGGTATGTCAAAGCCGAGGTTCTCGCTCAGCCCGCCTTGGACGCAGTTCGGAGAGGCAACACGAGCTTCATCCCGAAAAATTGGGAGAAGACCTATTTCGATTGGCTCGAAAACATTCAGCCTTGGTGCATCTCGCGCCAACTCTGGTGGGGTCATCAGATACCCGCTTGGTATGGACCGAAATTCACTGCTGCAAAAAGCGCCTTAGCAGAAGAGTTCGAGATTTTCGTCGCACCCAGCGAAACGCAGGCCATCGAACTCGCAAAAAGTCGATATAGGGAGGCACTTTCAGAAGGGCGAGAAATCAGAGTTTTGAGTTCCAAGCCTGATTATGCAGATTTTGCTAATGTGATGAATCCGGTCTTCGACGGAGGACCAATTCCCATCTGGCGCGATCCCGACGTCCTCGACACCTGGTTTTCCTCCGCCCTCTGGCCTTTCTCTACCCTCGGCTGGCCGGATGAGACGCCGGAGCTAAAACATCGCTATCCGACGAGCGTGCTCGTCACCGGCTTCGACATCATCTTCTTCTGGGTCGCCCGGATGATGATGATGGGTCTGCATTTCATGGACGAAGTGCCGTTTCACGACATCTATATCCACGCCCTCGTCCGCGACGAGAAGGGCGCGAAAATGTCGAAGTCGAAGGGCAATGTGGTCGATCCCTTGCACCTTATCGAGACCTATGGCGCGGACGCGCTGCGCTTCACGCTCGCCGCTATGGCGGCGCAGGGCCGCGACATCAAGCTTTCGACGCAACGCATCGAGGGCTACCGGAATTTCGGAACAAAACTCTGGAACGCGGCGCGTTTCGCCGAGATGAACGGCTGCGTGCGGCAAGCCGCGTTCGATCCGCACCAGGTTCAAATCACGCTCAATGGCTGGATCATTGGCGAAACTGCCAAAGCGCTCGCCGATGTGACCGCCGCGATCGAGGCCTATCGTTTCAACGATGCCGCCAACGCCGCCTATCGGTTTGTTTGGAATATTTTTTGCGACTGGTATCTCGAACTCGCCAAGCCGCTCCTGCAGGGCGCCGATGGACCAGCCAAGGACGAAACGCGCGCCGCGACCGCCTTTGTCCTCGAAGAAATCACAAAACTCCTGCATCCGTTCATGCCATTCATGACCGAGGAGCTTTGGGCGATCACCGCCACCCCCGAACTGCCCCGCGCGACTGTGCTGGCCCTTGCCGAATGGCCCCAGATGGAGGGATATGAAAATCCTGCGGCAGAAGCCGAGCTCAGCTTTATCGTTGACCTGATTTCGGAGGTCCGTTCGGTGCGGGCGGAAATGAATGTGCCCGCCGCCGCGCAAATTCCGCTGGTGCTCGTGAACACCTCACCGGACGTCAAAGCGCGCGCGGAAGCATGGGCCGAAACCCTCAAGCGCCTCGCCCGGCTTTCGGACATTTCCTTTGCCGCCGAACCGCCGGAGAAATCGGTGCAGATGGTCGTGCGGAAAACGCTCGCGGCCTTGCCGCTGCAAGGCATCGTGGACGTTGCGGCGGAGAAGGCAAGGCTTGCCAAGGAAATCACCAAACTGACGGGCGAGGCCGGAAAAATCGAAGCAAAGCTCAACAATGCCGACTTCGTTGCCCGCGCGCCGGAAGAGGTGATTGAGGAAAACCGCGAAAGACTCAGCGAGGCTCTGTCGCGCGTCGAAAAGCTCGAAGCCGCGCGCACCCGGCTTGGCGATCTCTAG
- a CDS encoding DUF4337 family protein, translating into MSESPAEHFEHAEHAEHASLLGDPFLMRVSVTIAILAVVAATVGSLETLETAAAMNAKNTAVLIQNQATDNWNFYQAKSIKKNLYAIAAANAGPQADDFKNQAERYGKDEEELFAKGKALERQTEDNLRESENHEHRHHILTVAVTLLHVAIAIATISIIMRGQRWPWYTALVLGALGSIGAAYAYLG; encoded by the coding sequence ATGTCCGAATCGCCAGCCGAGCATTTCGAGCATGCCGAACACGCAGAACATGCTTCGCTGCTGGGCGACCCTTTTCTCATGAGGGTATCGGTCACAATTGCGATCCTCGCGGTTGTCGCAGCCACGGTCGGCAGCCTTGAGACGCTCGAAACCGCCGCCGCGATGAACGCCAAGAACACGGCGGTCCTCATTCAGAATCAAGCCACCGACAATTGGAATTTTTATCAGGCGAAGAGCATCAAGAAGAATCTCTATGCCATCGCCGCCGCCAACGCCGGCCCCCAGGCCGACGATTTTAAGAATCAGGCAGAGCGATACGGCAAGGATGAGGAGGAGCTGTTCGCCAAAGGAAAAGCCCTCGAACGGCAAACCGAGGATAATCTGCGCGAGAGTGAAAACCACGAACACCGCCACCATATTTTGACGGTCGCTGTCACGCTACTACATGTCGCGATTGCTATTGCGACCATTTCGATCATCATGCGCGGTCAGCGGTGGCCGTGGTACACGGCTCTCGTGCTCGGCGCGCTTGGCTCAATCGGCGCGGCCTACGCTTATCTCGGCTAA
- a CDS encoding glutathione S-transferase family protein, with the protein MMKLYWAPRTRSLRALWVLEEAGAPYERVRIDLSAGEQKTPDFRAINPMAKVPALTHGKASVAESGAICAYVAETVPQAGLAPPLGDPARGRYLQWLFFSPGCIEPAFLTKSANVSVDSRMASFGDFDRVFDVLEEAVATGPWLLGERFSAADVMIGLDLHFGIDIFKLVPSRPVFRAYVDRCLARPALQRAKAIEAAAV; encoded by the coding sequence ATGATGAAACTTTATTGGGCGCCGCGCACGCGCTCGCTGCGGGCGCTTTGGGTTCTTGAAGAAGCGGGGGCACCTTATGAGCGAGTCAGGATCGACCTTTCGGCCGGCGAGCAAAAGACCCCCGATTTTCGCGCGATCAATCCGATGGCGAAGGTTCCGGCGCTGACGCACGGAAAGGCCTCCGTCGCCGAATCCGGCGCGATTTGCGCCTATGTCGCGGAAACCGTTCCGCAAGCCGGACTGGCGCCGCCCCTCGGCGATCCTGCGCGCGGGCGCTATCTTCAATGGCTGTTTTTTTCGCCGGGCTGTATCGAGCCTGCCTTTCTCACCAAATCCGCCAATGTTTCGGTCGATTCAAGAATGGCGAGCTTTGGCGATTTCGACCGCGTTTTCGACGTGCTTGAAGAAGCCGTCGCCACCGGCCCCTGGCTGCTGGGCGAGCGGTTCTCGGCGGCCGATGTCATGATCGGCCTCGATCTGCATTTCGGGATAGATATCTTTAAGCTCGTTCCCTCGCGGCCAGTTTTCCGCGCCTATGTCGATCGCTGTCTCGCTCGCCCGGCGCTCCAGCGCGCCAAGGCGATCGAAGCGGCGGCCGTCTGA
- a CDS encoding FAD-linked oxidase C-terminal domain-containing protein, whose protein sequence is MKPIEADKTILARRAKIVAALREILPGEGVIEPEAGRRPYESDGLTAYRTLPMVVVLPETVAHVQKVLAYCHENNVKVVARGAGTSLSGGALPLEDGVLISMMKFSKVKEIDFANRFAVVEPGVTNLAITRAVEAQGFYYAPDPSSQIACSIGGNVAENSGGVHCLKYGLTTNNVLGCELVLMTGEIVRLGGSHLDQAGYDLLALVTGSEGMLGVVTEVTVRILRAPESARALLVAFNSSEAAGACVASIIGAGIIPGGMEMMDRPAIHAAEDFVHAGYPRDAEALLIIELDGPPVEVDHLVGLVEAIAKAHGAAHCKISNSDAERLTFWAGRKAAFPAVGRLSPDYFCMDGTIPRKELPKVLAGMRELSEKHGLRVANVFHAGDGNLHPLILYDANKPGELARAEEFGADILRLCVKHGGVLTGEHGVGVEKRDLMPEMFSEIDLAQQIRVKCAFDAKQLLNPGKVFPVLHRCAELGQMHVHGGKLAFPDIPRF, encoded by the coding sequence ATGAAGCCTATTGAGGCCGACAAAACCATTCTTGCACGGCGGGCAAAAATCGTCGCCGCCTTGCGAGAAATCCTGCCCGGTGAAGGGGTCATCGAACCGGAGGCTGGCCGCCGCCCCTATGAAAGCGACGGCCTGACCGCCTACCGCACACTGCCGATGGTGGTCGTCTTGCCGGAAACCGTCGCGCACGTCCAAAAGGTGCTCGCCTACTGTCATGAAAACAATGTGAAGGTGGTGGCGCGGGGCGCTGGAACCTCGCTCTCGGGGGGCGCCCTGCCGCTCGAAGACGGTGTTCTCATCTCGATGATGAAGTTCAGCAAGGTCAAGGAGATCGACTTCGCCAACCGTTTCGCGGTCGTTGAACCGGGTGTCACCAATCTGGCGATTACCCGCGCGGTCGAGGCGCAGGGTTTTTACTACGCCCCCGATCCCTCCTCCCAGATCGCCTGCTCGATTGGCGGCAATGTCGCGGAGAATTCCGGCGGTGTGCATTGTCTGAAATATGGCCTTACGACCAACAATGTGCTCGGCTGCGAGCTGGTCCTCATGACTGGCGAAATCGTCCGGCTTGGCGGGTCTCATCTTGACCAGGCGGGCTACGATCTGCTCGCACTTGTCACCGGTTCGGAGGGGATGCTTGGCGTGGTGACCGAGGTGACCGTCCGCATTCTGCGCGCTCCAGAATCAGCCCGCGCCTTGCTGGTCGCTTTCAACTCCAGCGAAGCGGCGGGGGCTTGCGTCGCGAGTATTATCGGAGCGGGCATCATTCCGGGCGGCATGGAAATGATGGACAGACCCGCCATCCACGCGGCGGAAGATTTTGTCCATGCGGGCTATCCGCGGGATGCGGAAGCGCTGCTGATCATCGAACTCGATGGCCCGCCGGTCGAGGTCGACCATCTTGTGGGACTCGTTGAGGCCATCGCAAAGGCGCATGGAGCGGCGCACTGCAAGATTTCAAATTCCGACGCCGAGCGGCTGACATTTTGGGCGGGCCGCAAGGCGGCGTTTCCGGCGGTCGGCCGCCTGTCGCCCGATTATTTCTGCATGGACGGCACGATCCCCCGCAAGGAATTGCCAAAAGTTCTCGCGGGCATGCGGGAGCTCTCTGAAAAGCACGGGCTGCGTGTCGCCAATGTTTTTCACGCGGGCGATGGCAATTTGCATCCATTAATCCTCTATGACGCCAACAAGCCCGGCGAACTGGCACGCGCCGAGGAATTTGGCGCCGATATTCTCAGGCTCTGCGTCAAGCACGGCGGTGTCCTCACCGGCGAGCATGGCGTCGGCGTCGAGAAACGCGACTTGATGCCGGAGATGTTTTCAGAGATCGATCTCGCCCAGCAAATCCGCGTCAAATGCGCATTCGACGCAAAGCAACTGCTCAATCCAGGCAAAGTTTTTCCCGTGTTGCACCGCTGCGCGGAGCTGGGACAGATGCATGTTCATGGTGGAAAATTGGCGTTCCCGGACATTCCGAGATTTTGA
- a CDS encoding DUF2497 domain-containing protein, with protein MTRPSISTRSRTNGSAFAPRMGANDPASFRKLGSRRIRQAAHRLVKQEQILSVCRLRWDTFLGPIALSRASAIVQGPRTHRFEGLIMNVANPLPKDRPMPQSRPHEPSMEEILASIRRIIADDQALSASQAGPQEEIQRPDLNGDGVEQGSGNGSPRVSNATNSSVREAFNTLLASRFVQHSDAVVGLTREMLRPMLKTWLDDNLPRIVERLVAAEIERVARGE; from the coding sequence ATGACCCGACCATCCATTTCGACCAGGTCAAGGACAAATGGATCGGCCTTCGCACCCCGGATGGGCGCTAACGATCCGGCTTCCTTCCGCAAGCTTGGGTCAAGGCGCATACGCCAAGCTGCGCATCGACTTGTCAAACAGGAACAAATCCTGTCAGTTTGCAGGCTCCGGTGGGACACCTTCCTGGGCCCGATAGCCCTTTCCCGTGCGTCAGCGATTGTTCAAGGTCCGCGGACCCACCGCTTTGAAGGCCTGATCATGAACGTAGCCAATCCCCTCCCGAAAGACCGTCCCATGCCGCAGTCAAGGCCGCACGAACCTTCCATGGAAGAAATTCTCGCTTCAATCCGGCGTATCATCGCCGACGACCAAGCGTTGTCCGCGAGCCAAGCTGGCCCGCAGGAGGAGATTCAGCGGCCGGATCTCAATGGGGATGGCGTCGAGCAAGGGTCGGGTAATGGCAGTCCCCGCGTTTCAAACGCCACCAACAGTTCCGTGCGCGAAGCCTTCAACACGCTGCTTGCCAGCCGCTTCGTTCAACACAGCGATGCCGTCGTCGGTCTAACCCGCGAGATGCTGCGTCCTATGCTCAAAACCTGGCTTGACGACAATCTGCCGAGGATCGTGGAACGTCTCGTCGCCGCCGAGATCGAGCGGGTCGCGCGCGGCGAATAA